The region CTGAACTTCTCAGAAAGCTTTCCTGCATGTCCATGAAAGGCACTGCATGATTTCCTTTAAACCATAGAAGTGCAAGGTTTAATTTATTTCCATCATTTTACCAAGGATGCTAATGCAAGCAGGAATTGAAGCCCTACAATGGTTTCCATGTCATGGATGATGTGGCTGAAAGGAGTCTCTTCATGCCAGTCTACGTTGGCGTGCTGTTTATGTCTCTGCTTCAGCCTGTCAACAAAACGTACAGTAATGAACCTTTGGAAAAATTCCTCAGCTTAAGAAACAAGAAAAATGTATCAGAAGAAGAAAAATTGAATAAGTAAAACTGGGCACATAGACTTTCATGACATCATATTATTACTTCAATGGAATAACTTTGAATTCAACTCCTATAACATAGCATTGTATGCATCTATGTTTTCTTGCAATTTCGTTATGCTAAACTCCCttcaatgttttttttttttttttttttttttttttaattttttttagctgCCTGTTTTCAATAGAATTTGTCAATTCTTATTCTTTGCCTCCATCCACCATGACTTTTTAGTTTTAGCAACACTGCCGCTGTACATTAAATATAGATGTATGGGTGTTTCCTCTACACCTTCAGAGTTCTGACTCCAAGAAATCGTAGCTTATGTGATCATAATTAGTGGGAAAATCCAAGATGCCTAACCCAGGGGCTCTTTGATGCAAATGCACCTAATTTTCTGTTCAATTTACTCTCCTCTCAAGTCAAGTTGTTTACAAGTATCCAACCTATGCGTTCAACATTCAACCTAACTGCaactaatctctctctctctctctctctctctctctctattcctCCAATCAATCACACATCATGGTCCAATCAATAGTATGTATTTTCCACATTCTATGCATATATCTAAGATGCTTTTGATAAGGACATCCCTAATATCTGAATAAAATGGAGTGAAAGCAGAATAAACTACCAATTAGAAACACCCTGATACAAAAAAATAGAATTTTAGTTGAAAATGATGATCCTTTGGATTTTAATGAGTAAATAGAATATTTTACACTAGATTCAAATAAATTAAAGATGTTTTGTTAATATCAAAGACTTCAACaaggtaagaaaaatttaaagcTCCATTTGGATAGGTGTGGATTTGGATTTATATTTCaagtgaaaatttaaaaaaaaaaatcaacataatatcaaattaattttttttttttcatttgaaattcacATCTATCCAAATGGAATGAAGTATCAAATTTGAAAGGTGATTAAGCAATTCGTTAATTTTTTCCAAAACAAGTAATTCCAATTCCAAGAGGGTAGCTTGAAAACAATCCTAACAGAATTCCActcatataaaataatatttatcaaAATGTCAAACCTGGCATGGTTTACCAAACTGAAGAAACTGGACGGTGGTTTTGCTATAAATACTACAAACctcattcatttcatgcactaccTCCTCATCTTCTTTGCTTCCATTGCCTTTGCTTTCTTATGAAAAAAATAATGGCTTCCTCTCCTCagtctccttttcttctttttgcGACGTTGCTCTTTTTGCAGACTCTGGCAGAGGCTGCAACATGTAGTGACTGTTTCATTCATTCTCGAGCAGCTTACTACCCAAATTCTGATGAACAAGGAACAGATAGTAAGAAGTTCCATTaaaaacgagagagagagagagagagagagagagagagagagagagaaatattcTATGGTGTACCTAAAACTAAACATGTGTTCTTACAATCTTTTTCCATTAATTGTAGGAGGCCAATGTGGATTTGGTTCATTTGGAGCAACAATAAATGGCGGGGATGTATCAGCTGCATCTAACCTCTACCGAGATGGTGTTGGATGTGGTGCTTGCTATCAGGTATCAATTAAAGAATCCCAAATTTGTGTTGTAGTGACCAATGAACTTTAGCTTTTTAGTATTGGATTAGTCTCCAAACCTCCGAGTGCTCGAGTTCGAGTCCCACTCGGAGCCAActgttttaaaaaaaattgtgttGCAGTGAAAAACATCTTGACTAATGTTATTAGTTCAATTTATATTTCTAAGTACTAATGATTTTTTCTTCACCAGGTAAGGTGCACCAACAGTAACTATTGCACAGACAAAGGGGTAACCATTGTTATAACAGACCACGGCTCAAGTGATAACACTGACTTTATTCTCAGTAGACGAGCATTCGGTCATATGGCTCAAACGAAAGATGCAGCTGCACCACTATTATCCCTTGGAATAGTTGATATTGAATATAGACGGTGAGATTTCAGTATAACTATTAACAGCATTTTATTATACATTATACTAGCATAAACAAAAGCCTTTTTTTTCCTTCGGCACCAGGTGAATGATCTACTGAAGACTAAACAACTTTCACCAAGAAAGAGAAAAATCTTACTTTCTATGCTGTGAGAAACAAAGGCTAATCAAATGTCATGCTCTAATTAAATTCTGTCTCTATGCAGTGTCTCATGCAGCTATCCAAACAAAAATATAACAATCAAAATTGATGAGAACAGCAACTATCCTCATTATCTGGCTTTTGTCATATGGTATCAACAAGGGAAGAGGGACATTACTGCCGTGCAGCTATGTGAGGTATTATGCAATATCTGTAAAACTGGGAGTAAAAAGcctttttaattttcaaatttgatTGCTCTTTGCAGCCACTTGATTTCTATTCACCAACTACTCACAGATGGTGTTAAAATGCATGTTAAATCTGGTTAGTTATAGATGAAGGCAAAGAGAATATTAGTAGATACAATGATAGAAGAGAGTGAAGATAACAATCAaatataaatactatttattCCTAGGTCATTGTATAATAGAACTGCAGCAACACTGTGAGCTAACAACTCTTGTCCAATTTAGTAACATATTTTATGTGACAGATGTTATTCAAATTAATCACTGAAACTGTATTAACAAAAATAATTTGACATATGCAGACGCAAAATTTTGTCTGCAAACTTTTGGACAGGAGTTACGGAGCCGTATGGACGACCACTTCTCCCCCTAGTGGACCTCTGTCATTGAGGATGCTGTTCAGTGGTGAGGATGGAGATGAGACCTGGGTTGTTCCTGTTAACAACATACCGCATGACTGGAAAGCTGGAGAAACATATGATACAGGAGTACAAGTGGATGTGTAGTTGTATgagctagattttttttttttttgaagtccCTATAAATCCTTAGATGTAGCTCTGCAATGTGTTTCATTTTATCCATTATATcctatttttttttgtaatttcaagAAGGGGATAGAACTTAATAAAAGAAGTTCATGAATGTAATCATTTCAATGTTGACTAATTTGCAAGTGTCGTAATAAAATTTGAACCTTTGTTGTCTTTTATTTCCTCTTGTACCATAGACAGAATGTCTGCTTACATGTGAACATCACTAACTCCCACCTGTTCTTTTAGATATAATTTCAAATTGGACATTCTTTATAAACAAATAAAATTGTCCAATTGCTGTTGGCACTTGTGGGGAGTAATAAAGGAGGTAAATAATACCTTAACACAATTAAACATATGATATTGAAAACTTCCTTCAAAAATTGGGGTCCCAGCTTGACATATTCAATTGAATATCATGTGAAACATAAACAGAAAAAAAAGTTGATGTCAATTTCTTGACCTGACGGGAAAAATTGATCAAGTCTTCCTGTCAAAATTAGAGATGGATGAACAGTGTCTGTATCTTGGGctaaaattctaaaaataataCAAGCAAGTTAGTCTACACACAAGTTATTACAGTTGTTCAAAAAGTTAGGTGCACCAGTCCTTGTTTTTTGCTAGTATTATTTCCCATTAAAAGAGCTATTATTCCAGAATTCTAAATTTTATCATCCTAACAAAGCTACCATTTCAAAAGCTAAGGAATTAAGCTGAAAAGATGAATAAATAGAATCTCTCTGATAATGCCTCTCTGCCTATCTACATATCTATCTTAGGTATACCAATCACACTGTGCCATTTTGGTAATGCCACCTTGctgataatataaaatttagaagcaaaaagaaaaggttaCTTTCACAAACCCATGATTATGACTGCTCAAATACAAGGAGA is a window of Hevea brasiliensis isolate MT/VB/25A 57/8 unplaced genomic scaffold, ASM3005281v1 Scaf34, whole genome shotgun sequence DNA encoding:
- the LOC131177140 gene encoding expansin-like B1, yielding MKKIMASSPQSPFLLFATLLFLQTLAEAATCSDCFIHSRAAYYPNSDEQGTDRGQCGFGSFGATINGGDVSAASNLYRDGVGCGACYQVRCTNSNYCTDKGVTIVITDHGSSDNTDFILSRRAFGHMAQTKDAAAPLLSLGIVDIEYRRVSCSYPNKNITIKIDENSNYPHYLAFVIWYQQGKRDITAVQLCETQNFVCKLLDRSYGAVWTTTSPPSGPLSLRMLFSGEDGDETWVVPVNNIPHDWKAGETYDTGVQVDV